A window of Chlorobium phaeobacteroides DSM 266 genomic DNA:
AGTTCCTGTTTCGTTGAAATCATCTCCCTGACCAGCTTATCGGAACCATCAATTGAACCATCGTCAACGATGATAATTTCAAAACTGAACGATTCCTGAAAAAGCACATGCAGTTGTTTGTCCGCCATTGCCCGATAGAGCCTTTCGAGCAGTTCAGGCAGTGATTCCCGTTCATTATAGACGGGAACGATAAGGGATAGTGCTGTCAAGATTCAGTGGGATAAAACATTATATGGTCAAGACAACCAAGGTAAAGAGTAATCGATCAAAAGTCAAATGCGGAGCTTGCTCCTTCCGGTTATTTGTTGGCAGTTGTCGATGCACTCGTTACCTTACCCCTCGGATCAGTTATCTCGCCGAAAATATCCGCAAAACGTAAAACTCTTGTTATGAAACGTGTCGGAGCACATGTCAGTATTGCGGGAGGCATCGAAAATGCTCCGCTGAACGCCAGCAGCATTGGCGCAACAGCATTCGCATGCTTTACAAAAAATCAGCGGCAGTGGAAATCTCCTGAAATCTCCCCGGCGTCAATAGAGCTATTCGAAAAAAACTGCGCTACTGCCGGGATCAGGTCTGAACACATCCTCCCGCACGACAGCTACCTCATCAACCTCGGCAACCCCGATCCCGACAAACTGGAGCGATCAAGAAATGCGTTTATTGATGAAATTCGTCGGGCGGCAAGTCTCGGCCTCGTCATGCTGAACTTCCATCCGGGAAGCCACCTCAATCAGATTGATGAAAAGGGCTGTTTGCAGCTTATTGCCGATTCTGTTAACATCGCTCTCGAAAAAACCTCCGGCGTCACAGCCGTCATCGAAAACACCGCCGGACAGGGAAGCAACCTCGGCAACAGCTTTGAACAACTTGCCTCGATCATTGATAAAATCGACGATAAATCCAGAGTCGGGGTTTGTCTTGACACCTGCCATCTTTTTGCGAGCGGCTACGACCTGCAATCAAGCGAAGCCGTAACGGCAATGTTCGAAGCATTTGACCGGACTGTCGGGCTCTCCAACCTGAGAGGAATGCACCTCAACGATGCGAAACACCCGCTCGGAAGCCATCTTGACCGACATGCCTGTATCGGAAAAGGAGCGATCGGGCTCAGCGCCTTCGCATCTATCATGAACAGCCCATTCTGCGAGGAGATCCCCCTCATCCTTGAAACACCGGATGCGGAGGGTTGGAAAGAGGAGATAGTTCTTCTCTATTCACTCATAGACCATCCGATCAAATAGCGATACCCGGGAGTGTATTGGCCCTATCGCTTTGAAACCAGCCTGAGATACTTGCTCACCGACAGCATGCTGCCAATAACGCCAAGCGACAGGCCAAGAAGAAGCAAAGCCGGGTATATCAACGTTGCGGATGGATGCAAAACCTGGTAGACTCCCGGCTCATATCGAAGCAACAATTGCTCAAAAACAAGATAGACCGCGCCAGCGGCAAGAAGACCGGAGATAATGCCCTGAAGAGCGCCCTCGATAACATAGGGAGCGCCGATCAGCCATCCCGTTGCCCCCACAAGCCTCATGGTTCTGATTTTCTCCTGATGCGAATACATGGCAAGACGAATCGTATAGCCGATCAGCACGAGTGTCGCTATGGTAATCAGGATGCCGAGTCCGCCGGTCAAAAGGGTGAATATCCGTGCATTCTGCTCAATCTGTCCGAGAAATGTCTGATTATAACGAATATCAAGACCGGTATCGAGTTTGCTGATTTTCGGAACGACACGCTGCAGACTGTCCGGACAGGCATATTCAGGATAAAACTTCAGTTTTAGCGATCGAGGAAGCGGGTTACTGCCAAGAATTTTTTCAACATCCTCGCCGAAATCATGGGCAAAGATAGCCGCAGCCTCTTTTTTCGACACAAAAACGGACTCTTTGACGCCATGTATTTTTTTGATCTCCTCAACAATCCGGACCGTCTCGGCATCATTGATCGTGTCACTGAAAAACACCTCAATCTCCATTCTGCTGCGAAGTTCCTGAATCAGATCGAAAAAACTCAGCGAAACCGTGCTGAAAAGACCAAGAAGCACAAGAGCAAAAAAACTGATGGTAACCGTTATGGCAGCCGGAAGCCTAGATCGGCGGAAACCTGAAAATCCTTCTTTGATAATAAACAGGAGCGACATGAAATTCTGATTTGACAGTTAACACTTGCATACAACAAATCACCACAAACACCCCTTCGCCCTGTATAAAACAAGGGTTCAACGGCTGAGAGGCGACCCCGACACAAAGAAAAAACAAAACAAGTTGCAAAAACAACTTTTTTTTCTTTTAATTAGAGCTACAAAATGGGGCTATAGCTCAGTTGGTAGAGCATTTGCATGGCATGCAAAGGGTCAGGAGTTCGAGTCTCCTTAGCTCCACGGTAACTTACAAAAAGCGCAGAAATCTTTTCTGCGCTTTTTCTTTTTGAACTCCGCATCACTTCCGACCCACCCTGGCGATCAGAAATATCAGCCCGACAAGCAGCGAAGCACAAAGACCCGCTGCAATATTGAAGACGCCTGCCAGAATCACGACAGGAATCGAAAGCTGAAAACCAGGCCCGACAAGCCCCCCTGCGACGAGAAATGTTCCGGCAGTCAACGCGGTAAAGAAAAAACTTGTCGCAATACTGCCGGCAAAAGAGACAAACACCCGCTCGCCTTTCCCCTCGACGATGGCTTTTTTGCGCTGAACCTGCTTTTCGGCTTTCGGATCGAGCTGTTTTTTTATCATCATTGCCAGAATGGCAAATGCAAGCAGCACGACAACATGAAACCCGTAGATCGTGAAAATATCACTTCCCGCCGGATTGAACACCCCCTCTTCAAGCCTGCCTGACGCAAGACGGAGCATAACCACAGAGGTGAAATAAAACACGGTACCCCAAAGCAGGGTTACCCCAAGCCAAATACCCGTTCCCGGAGGAGCAGGATCTTTTTTTCCTTGCAATCCCATACATTCAAGCAGTTAATAATTAAAACCCGACTCAACACACCATTCATGAGAATATAACAGCCTTACAATCAATTCGGTTTTTGATCGACCTCTATTTTCAGGGAAATCGGTTAAAAGAGCGACCATCTGCTTATGTTCAGCGTCCCGCACATCTGTTACAATCGTGCGACAGGTCACGGATAGTCTTTGTATCCGGTTGCGCTGCGCCTGATCGTCAAGCCGCCTGAGCGCCAGTTGAAACTCCTGTTCGCATCGTTACCCATTTCGATCCGGACTCCTTTCCTGCATCGTTGCTATTCAATCTCGATATCCCAGACATCGAGCAGACCGATAACTGCCGGTATCGAGAATCGCGCTTTCCTGATACGGTTGGTTTCGGGATTGATAGAGTAATTGAAGGCCGACCGGAAATCCGCTTTTTCAAGGTTTGTATGAAAAAAGATCGCCTGCAGGAGATCGCTCTCCTCAAATACCGCACTACTGAGATCGGCTTCTGAAAAATCCGCTTCCTGCATATCGCAATTTCTGAAACCGGTGTTCCTGAGATTCAGTTTCAGAAAGGTTGAAAACCTCATCATACAACGCTCAAACCAAAGCTCAAGCAGAAAAGGTCTGCAATCGCCGAACTGGACACCAAGCAACTTGCACTCGATAAAATGAACATCTTGCAAGCTGGTATTTTTCATCTTTGCGAGAGTAAAATCACACCCCTCGAACATGCATTTCCTGAACGTTACTCCAGAAAGATCCGCATTGCTGAAACAGCAGTACAGAAACCGGCACTCCTCATAGATGCCCCGAACCGGGCTCTTTTCGCCAAAGGCGGTTTTCTCGAAAACTCTGTTTTCGGCAATTTCCGAATTTTCTCTCTGCATGATGCAACATAACACCAGAAAAACATTTCTGAAAATCCGCCTAAAACTTCTTTCCTTAGCTTCTTATTGGGTAAATTAGAGCGTTGCAACCGATACGCTTGCCGTTAAAAAGTCTAAACCAACTGATGGACAGAGCTACAGCACTTCTTCGCCTGAAATCCATTCAAAAACCGATCCTTCTCGACGGTGGATATTCGAAGGTTGGTCGTACGTTTTTTGTTCTGATTGACGCGGGTCTGATTACCGTTGATTGCCGGATATACGACCCCATAATCGGGCCTATCGAGTTTTCCCTCGATCAGTACGCTGAAATAAAAGAAATTGCACGGGAGAGTTTATCTCTTGCGGAAAGTGACGATCTCGATCCTGATGAAAAACTGTTTCTGTTCAACAACGGAAAACCCGGAGTGCCATACTGGGCATTTCAGCCGCACGACGAAGCTGCGCTTGGCGAATATCTTCTCTCCGCAGATAAAACCGAAATTGAACAGGCATTCGTCGAACAGTCGCTTTCCCTTGAAGTCGAAGCCTGGGATGCTCAGAATGATGCATCATTGAGAGCGTGGGCCGGAAAAATCGTATCGTAGGACATGCGGCGGAATAAATGCCCATGGAGTATACGGTTCTCTTCTTTCGCAAAACAGGAAATACAGGAATTGAACTCTTCTCCCTGGCTGTTGCGCAAATGGCAGGAGAATTTGATAACGTCGTCATACTGCAGAAATAACAACGGTATACCGATAAGACGACTTGCCGGTTGCCAGTTTCAAATGAATCGCATCTGCTCATCGGCAAGTAATGGGTACGGATTTTTTTTTAATCCGCCAACACATCGAATATAACCCGAACAACAACGCATACCTTGAAACCTGCATTGAATGGTTGCCCTATGGCTCAAAAAAACGAAAAAATGAAGCGAGGAGAGCATGAGGCAAGCTGCCTGGATTGCGGCCTTTTGAACTGCTATCGGCAGGAAAGCCGGTTTCCGGATTTCTGTCCGGGAGAGGGTATTGAAACCAGGAAGCTTGAGCGCGTTATCGCCGAGTACTGCGGAGAAGAAACCGATGCCCGGACTGCCATGGCGGCAGCCGAAGTGGAAGGGATGTATTACGGCAAGCTGACCCGCGTTGAGGAGGTTCTTGCTTTTGCCCGTCGCATCGGCGCGCATAAAATCGGCCTTGCCACCTGTGTCGGACTGATCGAGGAGACCCGGACTTTTTCGAAGATTCTGAAGGGAAACGGATTTGAGCCATATGCCGTACTGTGCAAGATCGGTTCCGTGGACAAACATGAAATCGGCATCCCGGAAAATCTGAAAATACGACCGGAAAGCTTCGAAGCGCTTTGCAATCCGCTGCTGCAGGCAACGATGCTTAATGAATGGAAGTCGGAATTGAATGTCGTAATCGGACTCTGCGTCGGGCATGATGCTCTTTTCAGCAAACATTCCGAAGCGTTGGTAACAACTCTCATTGTCAAGGACAGGGTGCTTGCACATAACCCCGCAGCCGCGCTCTATACCAGCGGTTCGTATTACAGACGGTTGCTGGATAACGATCGGAATCTGTAATGGCCTGCCCCCCTGCTTTCACAGAGCACAGCCCCGGGATTTACTGCATACGACTCCTTATGAACACGAGGAAGGGAACCCGATAAAAACATCGGGATTGTAACACCACAAACGAAACGCAAACATCAGAGCACCCCTCAACCGTTAATGGAACTGTATCGTTCGATCAGCCACCAAAAACAAGCTCGTCTGGAATTTCATACCGTTCATCGGTTCCGATACTGACAAGAGTAAGCCGATCTTTTTTGGTAACGGTTAATGATGTCTGTGCATCTGATACAACAGGCCTGCCTTTAACAAAAAGAATGCTTCGCTTCATACCATCCGGCCAATGCGCCACAACGGTGGCGGTTCCGTCAAACCCCCGGCGGATAACAAAAGCCTCGCAGTTACGAACCCTGGGGTCGATGGACAACTCGCAGGCAATCGAAGTTGATGCATGAAATGGCGTACCCGGAATGAGCGCATCCTGTGATGCGGGAGTAGCCTTCAGAGGGTTGCCGGTCACAGAAACCGAGAGCGTATAGGTGCTTGTCTCGTTCCGACGTGCAGCGGGACGCATCAGATAGACCCTTACCGTATAGTTGCCGTCGGAAGGGAGCACACCCTTGAAATCATTACCTGACTGCCCGACAAACATAGCCAGGCTCCCATCAGGCGGATTGATATTGAAATAGTTCTGAGGATTGGTTTTTTTCAAGGTAACGGCAAGAGTCTGGCCTGCCCCTGCCGGCACAACATAATCAACATCCCCGTCACCCTTCAGCGTACCCTTGATGACCGCCGATGAAGCGCCAGGGGAGAACCGCACCTGCTCAGTGCGGACACCGGCCACTGTTGCAGCGCTTGCAATGTCAACCGGATAAACGAGGCTCGACAGAGCAACAATTGCCAACAAGATTTTTTTCATTTGTATCCCTATTGCTTGTACTCTCGTAACAGATAAAAAAAGCAGAGAAATCCTTCTTTGCTCACCGTAATGATCGGATAAAACACAATGACAATTATTTTCTTGCTTGACAAAAGATTGAACGTAAGAATAATGCTCCTGTTCTCAGCTCAACGATACCTGCAAGTATTCTTCCGTTAAACGCCTTCAGGATTATACAGGACAGTAATGATTGCCGCGGGCGTCCCGAGCTTTTTCAGCGCCGTATATACCGCAAAAGGACTATCAGCACAATAGCGCCGATTGTTGCCATAATGAGGCTCCCGAGCAGTCCTGTCGTCCAGATACCAAGCAATCCGAAAAGAAAACCGCCAAGCAGCGCGCCTATCACTCCCACAATCATATCTCCTACAAGACCGAACCCGCCGCCTTTCATGATCTGTCCGGCAAGCCATCCTGCGGCGATCCCGATAAGAAGAAACCATAAGAGATTCATTGTATGTTCTCCGTTTTATCGTTTGATAACCTGAATTCCCGGAGAAAATGTAACCATGGTCGCCACAAATCAATGCAATAAAGAGGGTTATGTGCAAATAACACTCTTTATTGACTTAAATATAGTCACATTAGTAACTATAGCAAAAGGAGGCACCCATGGCTTTTTTAGAGTAGGACATACCAATATTCGTCTCTTAATCCAAAAACAAGGCGGGATGGCTGGATAGCGAGATGGCGAAATAGCAAAACAGCCTTATTTTACTTTTCGTGCAAATTCGCGTCAATTCGTGGGCAACTCCCCCTCTTCAATCTTCAATCCCCGGCATTGCATATGAGATCCCTCCCGATGGTCGAGATGACAAGAGGGGGGGAAGGGCTCACAAGAAAGGAAGCACAGTATCACAATCTCACAAATTCGTCTCTTAATCCAAAGACAAGGCTGGATGTTGGATCGGCCAATGCCGAAACAACAAACAGCCTTAATTCTCTTTTCGCGCAAATTCGTGTAATTCGTGGGCAACTCCCCCTCTTCATCAGAATATTTTCACCTACGGATTAACGTCCGTGCGCGATCGTCCTTGACCCGGCATCGTTATAATTCTCCGGAAATTCAGGTGATAATACTCGACGTAACAGCGCTGCACAAATATTCGTTCAGTTTGAAACAGAGTGATCCTGGTGAAACAACGGCATTAATTATATTTTCCCGTGAATATCTCCTTAAGGTCACCGTTTGCCTGTTACAGGCATCGACCAGCGGTGCTCGAAATTGGTCGTATTATCAGCAGCCTGGGCGGTTTTCTTGTTAGATTATTGGTTTCCTTGCCTGAAATATGTACCTTCAATAGCCATTTTTACCAGGCAAGCGAGTTTACACAATCTTAACGTGAGAGCGCATATGTGTGGAGTTTTCGGCATTTTCAACTCAAAAACTCCCGCTGAAGATACATTCTATGGGCTTTATTCCCTTCAGCACCGGGGACAGGAAGCCGCCGGGATTGTTGTTGCAGAATACAACAAGGCGAAAAAGAAAACCCTTTTCAGGCAGCATAAGGGCATGGGTCTTGTTTCCGAGGTTTTCAAGGATGAAACCCTTTTTGAAAATCTGACGGGATATGCCGCAATCGGCCACAATCGATACTCAACCTCAGGCTCTTCCAAGTCAACAAACAACATCCAGCCCTTTTCTTTAACCTATCGTTCCGGCAGCCTTGCCATAGCACATAACGGCAACCTTACCAATTCACGCGCCCTGCGGCGCGAGCTGACGGAACTCGGAGTTATTTTTCAGGCATCGTCAGATACTGAAATCATTCCTCACCTTGCGGCAAGAAGTCGCGAGAAAGAGCCTGTTAACCAGATTTACGAAGCTCTCAGACAGGTACAGGGAGCATACTCCATGGTCATTCTGGCCAATAACCAGTTGATTGCCGCACGAGATCCCTACGGATTCCGTCCCCTTGCTCTCGGTAAGAAAACAGACCCGCTCACCGGTGAGCTCTCCTATATTGTGGCAAGCGAAACGTGCGCGTTCGACATCATCCAGGCCGAATACATCCGCGATATCGAACCTGGCGAAATTCTCCTGATCGATCATCTGGCCACGGCAAACGAAAAGACTTCATCCATTTTTCTGCCGCCCTCCAAACGCAAAGCCCGCTGCATCTTCGAGTATGTCTATTTTGCCCGTCCCGACAGCTTTATCTTCAAGCACTCTGTTGACAAAGTCCGTCGAAATCTCGGCAAAAATCTCGCAAGAGAGTCAACGACAAAACAGAATCCTGACGAAAAAGAATTAACCGTTGTCAGTGTGCCTGACTCGTCAAATACAGCAGCTCTCGGCTTTGTCAGAGAAAGCCTTAAAATGCAGCGGCCTGCCCGTTTTGAACATGGACTGATCCGCAATCACTATGTAGGAAGAACCTTCATTCAACCGGGCATTCACAGTCGAGATATCAAGGTTAGATCAAAATACAATATTGTGCGCGGCGTGCTTTTCGACCGCCCGATCATTCTTATTGACGACTCGATTGTACGCGGTACAACGGCAAGAATGCTTATCAAACTGATCCGTGAAGCAGAGCCAAAATCCATCCATCTGCATATCAGCTCGCCGCCTATCACCAATCCCTGTTTTTACGGCATGGATTTTCCTACGAAAAGACAACTGCTGACGCACATGTTCGACAGCATTGACAATGAAGAAGAGGAAATAGAAAAAATAAGAGAGTATATCGGGGTTGATTCTCTCAAGTATCTCTCCA
This region includes:
- the nfo gene encoding deoxyribonuclease IV, which gives rise to MKRVGAHVSIAGGIENAPLNASSIGATAFACFTKNQRQWKSPEISPASIELFEKNCATAGIRSEHILPHDSYLINLGNPDPDKLERSRNAFIDEIRRAASLGLVMLNFHPGSHLNQIDEKGCLQLIADSVNIALEKTSGVTAVIENTAGQGSNLGNSFEQLASIIDKIDDKSRVGVCLDTCHLFASGYDLQSSEAVTAMFEAFDRTVGLSNLRGMHLNDAKHPLGSHLDRHACIGKGAIGLSAFASIMNSPFCEEIPLILETPDAEGWKEEIVLLYSLIDHPIK
- a CDS encoding cell division protein FtsX; its protein translation is MSLLFIIKEGFSGFRRSRLPAAITVTISFFALVLLGLFSTVSLSFFDLIQELRSRMEIEVFFSDTINDAETVRIVEEIKKIHGVKESVFVSKKEAAAIFAHDFGEDVEKILGSNPLPRSLKLKFYPEYACPDSLQRVVPKISKLDTGLDIRYNQTFLGQIEQNARIFTLLTGGLGILITIATLVLIGYTIRLAMYSHQEKIRTMRLVGATGWLIGAPYVIEGALQGIISGLLAAGAVYLVFEQLLLRYEPGVYQVLHPSATLIYPALLLLGLSLGVIGSMLSVSKYLRLVSKR
- a CDS encoding pentapeptide repeat-containing protein, whose protein sequence is MQRENSEIAENRVFEKTAFGEKSPVRGIYEECRFLYCCFSNADLSGVTFRKCMFEGCDFTLAKMKNTSLQDVHFIECKLLGVQFGDCRPFLLELWFERCMMRFSTFLKLNLRNTGFRNCDMQEADFSEADLSSAVFEESDLLQAIFFHTNLEKADFRSAFNYSINPETNRIRKARFSIPAVIGLLDVWDIEIE
- a CDS encoding DUF1847 domain-containing protein; its protein translation is MAQKNEKMKRGEHEASCLDCGLLNCYRQESRFPDFCPGEGIETRKLERVIAEYCGEETDARTAMAAAEVEGMYYGKLTRVEEVLAFARRIGAHKIGLATCVGLIEETRTFSKILKGNGFEPYAVLCKIGSVDKHEIGIPENLKIRPESFEALCNPLLQATMLNEWKSELNVVIGLCVGHDALFSKHSEALVTTLIVKDRVLAHNPAAALYTSGSYYRRLLDNDRNL
- a CDS encoding GlsB/YeaQ/YmgE family stress response membrane protein, whose amino-acid sequence is MNLLWFLLIGIAAGWLAGQIMKGGGFGLVGDMIVGVIGALLGGFLFGLLGIWTTGLLGSLIMATIGAIVLIVLLRYIRR
- the purF gene encoding amidophosphoribosyltransferase; translated protein: MCGVFGIFNSKTPAEDTFYGLYSLQHRGQEAAGIVVAEYNKAKKKTLFRQHKGMGLVSEVFKDETLFENLTGYAAIGHNRYSTSGSSKSTNNIQPFSLTYRSGSLAIAHNGNLTNSRALRRELTELGVIFQASSDTEIIPHLAARSREKEPVNQIYEALRQVQGAYSMVILANNQLIAARDPYGFRPLALGKKTDPLTGELSYIVASETCAFDIIQAEYIRDIEPGEILLIDHLATANEKTSSIFLPPSKRKARCIFEYVYFARPDSFIFKHSVDKVRRNLGKNLARESTTKQNPDEKELTVVSVPDSSNTAALGFVRESLKMQRPARFEHGLIRNHYVGRTFIQPGIHSRDIKVRSKYNIVRGVLFDRPIILIDDSIVRGTTARMLIKLIREAEPKSIHLHISSPPITNPCFYGMDFPTKRQLLTHMFDSIDNEEEEIEKIREYIGVDSLKYLSMQGLLNSVPSFEDETCSYCTACFSGDYPIQVTDVTTDKEEND